The Henckelia pumila isolate YLH828 chromosome 2, ASM3356847v2, whole genome shotgun sequence genome includes a window with the following:
- the LOC140880342 gene encoding PWWP domain-containing protein 5-like isoform X1: MSTISGGMGVNAGSSKEGIKGVNGCKVEDPESKTLVQSSGYPGQVGGDVLADGNKILEESKVFVGEERLVNAKSEIESGEGGSGMGFRMTDRLDKTKNRVVEMMARDDGWGSWGVLNLVGKVLGGKLCMDDEMGDVEKCGIGNDINGVVSDEVEDVKKLGMGSDINSTVGVSNGVEDAKNFGTNHDGNSVVDLNTWQDVFGESVFEDGRFVEETVINTDLDCSLDGAGLSNVKKFGTGNYSIVADEMEDVKNFGTNHDGNSEVDWNAWQNLVGEPLFEDGRAINETAISTDLDSKLGCSREGAGLSEKLHSVLIEQVPDGVLESKGLNNVNSADVLLQRGRGEKFSTEREGVYNASDLVWGKVRSHPWWPGQIFPPSAASDKAMTHFKKDKAMKHLRKDTYLIAYFGDQTFAWNEVSKIKPFRMHFSEMEKQSDTERFCRGVACALDEVARRVELGLSCQCLPKEVHNKIQSQIIQNAGVKEESSVRYGGDFLSTAASFLPGDFLQFFKSLAEAPRSKTDRLQFEIAKAQFLAFSRWKGCNQLLIFQEHGGLLESNAQFTVEEVGRNSQDLVNGYLSNSIDAIKGPSQKRKSTSQDVSSRKRKNLSNDESSKIKKKCIPVLKAPANLSLQDDEKNAVSGMKAVSAGKKRGLVNSISNAKKRQKNMSSLGPSDTCSSRAICGGGESEVLFSARKSTIEEMIPGEFNPDEVLLKLNSAAINPRQGYFILTPIIGLLRQFRNSACLEKSGEEKLFSLEAADLRFEGAKDSYWTDRMIQGYSQEQVTLEPKMPATKDAAGAEFESSIGVTAILDNQKQGGSASLHCEAENSAQVDEGSDEYFQTALLLNFTNLDSIPPVVNLNEIFRRYGPLDETQTKILSKSKRAKVVFLRRADAEAAFSSTGKYSTFGPSLLSYRLHYAASKARATSKGKRNTIP, translated from the coding sequence ATGTCTACGATATCAGGTGGAATGGGcgtaaatgctgggtcttcgaaggAAGGTATCAAAGGGGTGAATGGTTGTAAGGTCGAAGATCCAGAAAGCAAAACCCTAGTACAAAGCTCTGGTTACCCGGGTCAGGTTGGTGGCGATGTTTTGGCTGAtggaaataaaattttagagGAGTCCAAAGTTTTTGTTGGGGAAGAGCGACTGGTGAATGCAAAAAGTGAAATTGAATCAGGAGAAGGTGGAAGTGGTATGGGTTTTAGAATGACTGACAGGCTTGATAAAACGAAAAATAGAGTTGTGGAAATGATGGCACGTGATGATGGATGGGGATCATGGGGGGTTCTGAATTTGGTTGGGAAAGTGTTGGGCGGTAAATTATGCATGGATGATGAAATGGGAGACGTGGAGAAATGTGGAATTGGGAATGATATAAACGGTGTTGTTTCCGATGAGGTGGAAGATGTGAAGAAACTTGGAATGGGGAGTGATATAAATAGCACCGTGGGCGTATCTAATGGCGTGGAAGATGCGAAGAATTTTGGTACCAACCATGATGGAAATAGCGTTGTGGATTTGAACACGTGGCAGGATGTGTTCGGCGAGTCTGTCTTTGAAGATGGAAGGTTCGTTGAAGAGACCGTTATCAACACAGATTTAGATTGCTCACTTGATGGAGCTGGTCTCAGCAATGTGAAGAAATTTGGAACCGGGAATTATAGCATTGTGGCCGATGAGATGGAAGATGTGAAGAATTTTGGTACCAACCATGATGGAAACAGCGAAGTGGATTGGAACGCATGGCAGAATCTGGTCGGTGAACCACTCTTTGAAGATGGAAGGGCCATTAATGAAACCGCTATCAGCACAGATTTAGATAGTAAATTAGGTTGTTCACGTGAGGGAGCTGGTCTCAGCGAAAAGCTACACTCGGTCTTAATTGAACAGGTGCCAGATGGTGTGTTGGAGAGCAAGGGGTTAAATAATGTTAATAGTGCTGACGTGTTGTTGCAGAGAGGACGTGGAGAAAAGTTTTCGACCGAAAGGGAAGGAGTGTATAACGCGTCAGATCTTGTATGGGGAAAGGTCAGAAGCCATCCATGGTGGCCAGGGCAAATTTTTCCACCTTCAGCGGCATCAGATAAGGCAATGACACATTTTAAGAAAGATAAGGCAATGAAACATTTGAGGAAAGATACTTATTTAATTGCGTATTTTGGGGATCAGACATTTGCGTGGAATGAAGTGTCAAAAATCAAGCCTTTTCGGATGCATTTCTCAGAGATGGAGAAACAGAGTGATACAGAAAGATTTTGCCGTGGTGTTGCTTGTGCTTTGGATGAGGTTGCTAGGCGAGTTGAGCTCGGGCTGTCATGTCAGTGTTTGCCCAAGGAGGTGCATAATAAGATACAGTCCCAAATTATTCAAAATGCTGGTGTCAAAGAAGAATCAAGCGTTAGATATGGTGGAGACTTTTTATCAACGGCAGCATCGTTTCTACCTGGAGATTTTTTGCAGTTTTTTAAGTCTTTGGCTGAAGCACCAAGGTCAAAAACAGATAGGTTGCAATTTGAGATAGCGAAAGCTCAATTTTTGGCCTTCAGTAGGTGGAAAGGTTGCAACCAGCTTTTGATTTTTCAAGAACATGGTGGATTGCTAGAAAGTAATGCTCAATTTACTGTGGAGGAGGTGGGGAGGAATTCTCAGGATTTGGTGAATGGATACCTTTCTAATTCAATTGATGCCATTAAAGGTCCATCTCAAAAGAGGAAATCGACTTCTCAAGATGTCTCTTCTCGAAAACGTAAGAACTTATCAAATGATGAATCCTCAAAGATAAAGAAAAAGTGCATACCTGTCTTGAAAGCACCTGCGAACTTGAGTTTACAAGATGATGAGAAGAATGCCGTGAGTGGCATGAAGGCTGTTTCTGCTGGTAAAAAACGTGGACTGGTCAATTCCATTTCTAATGctaaaaaaagacaaaaaaacaTGTCGTCACTTGGGCCTAGCGATACATGTTCTAGTCGGGCCATATGCGGTGGTGGTGAGTCAGAAGTACTCTTTAGTGCTAGAAAATCTACGATAGAGGAAATGATTCCCGGTGAGTTCAACCCTGATGAGGTTCTTTTAAAGCTGAACTCTGCTGCAATAAATCCCAGGCAAGGGTATTTCATCTTAACTCCAATAATTGGCTTGCTTAGACAATTCCGAAATTCAGCATGCCTGGAAAAGTCTGGAGAAGAAAAATTATTCAGCTTGGAGGCTGCTGATCTTCGTTTTGAAGGTGCAAAAGACTCATACTGGACCGATAGAATGATTCAAGGGTACTCTCAAGAACAGGTGACTCTAGAACCAAAAATGCCTGCTACAAAGGATGCCGCTGGTGCTGAATTTGAGTCCAGTATTGGTGTGACTGCGATCTTGGACAATCAAAAGCAAGGAGGTTCTGCTAGTCTGCATTGTGAAGCAGAAAACTCTGCTCAAGTTGATGAAGGGTCTGATGAATATTTTCAAACCGCTTTACTCCTTAACTTCACAAACTTAGATTCCATTCCACCAGTTGTGAATCTGAACGAGATATTCAGGCGTTATGGACCTTTGGATGAGACACAGACTAAAATATTAAGCAAAAGCAAGCGAGCAAAGGTTGTCTTCTTGAGAAGAGCAGACGCTGAAGCTGCTTTCAGCAGTACAGGGAAATACAGTACTTTCGGGCCTTCACTCCTAAGTTACCGCCTTCACTATGCTGCTAGTAAAGCCCGTGCAACCTCAAAGGGGAAAAGAAACACAATTCCATGA
- the LOC140880342 gene encoding PWWP domain-containing protein 5-like isoform X2 encodes MGVNAGSSKEGIKGVNGCKVEDPESKTLVQSSGYPGQVGGDVLADGNKILEESKVFVGEERLVNAKSEIESGEGGSGMGFRMTDRLDKTKNRVVEMMARDDGWGSWGVLNLVGKVLGGKLCMDDEMGDVEKCGIGNDINGVVSDEVEDVKKLGMGSDINSTVGVSNGVEDAKNFGTNHDGNSVVDLNTWQDVFGESVFEDGRFVEETVINTDLDCSLDGAGLSNVKKFGTGNYSIVADEMEDVKNFGTNHDGNSEVDWNAWQNLVGEPLFEDGRAINETAISTDLDSKLGCSREGAGLSEKLHSVLIEQVPDGVLESKGLNNVNSADVLLQRGRGEKFSTEREGVYNASDLVWGKVRSHPWWPGQIFPPSAASDKAMTHFKKDKAMKHLRKDTYLIAYFGDQTFAWNEVSKIKPFRMHFSEMEKQSDTERFCRGVACALDEVARRVELGLSCQCLPKEVHNKIQSQIIQNAGVKEESSVRYGGDFLSTAASFLPGDFLQFFKSLAEAPRSKTDRLQFEIAKAQFLAFSRWKGCNQLLIFQEHGGLLESNAQFTVEEVGRNSQDLVNGYLSNSIDAIKGPSQKRKSTSQDVSSRKRKNLSNDESSKIKKKCIPVLKAPANLSLQDDEKNAVSGMKAVSAGKKRGLVNSISNAKKRQKNMSSLGPSDTCSSRAICGGGESEVLFSARKSTIEEMIPGEFNPDEVLLKLNSAAINPRQGYFILTPIIGLLRQFRNSACLEKSGEEKLFSLEAADLRFEGAKDSYWTDRMIQGYSQEQVTLEPKMPATKDAAGAEFESSIGVTAILDNQKQGGSASLHCEAENSAQVDEGSDEYFQTALLLNFTNLDSIPPVVNLNEIFRRYGPLDETQTKILSKSKRAKVVFLRRADAEAAFSSTGKYSTFGPSLLSYRLHYAASKARATSKGKRNTIP; translated from the coding sequence ATGGGcgtaaatgctgggtcttcgaaggAAGGTATCAAAGGGGTGAATGGTTGTAAGGTCGAAGATCCAGAAAGCAAAACCCTAGTACAAAGCTCTGGTTACCCGGGTCAGGTTGGTGGCGATGTTTTGGCTGAtggaaataaaattttagagGAGTCCAAAGTTTTTGTTGGGGAAGAGCGACTGGTGAATGCAAAAAGTGAAATTGAATCAGGAGAAGGTGGAAGTGGTATGGGTTTTAGAATGACTGACAGGCTTGATAAAACGAAAAATAGAGTTGTGGAAATGATGGCACGTGATGATGGATGGGGATCATGGGGGGTTCTGAATTTGGTTGGGAAAGTGTTGGGCGGTAAATTATGCATGGATGATGAAATGGGAGACGTGGAGAAATGTGGAATTGGGAATGATATAAACGGTGTTGTTTCCGATGAGGTGGAAGATGTGAAGAAACTTGGAATGGGGAGTGATATAAATAGCACCGTGGGCGTATCTAATGGCGTGGAAGATGCGAAGAATTTTGGTACCAACCATGATGGAAATAGCGTTGTGGATTTGAACACGTGGCAGGATGTGTTCGGCGAGTCTGTCTTTGAAGATGGAAGGTTCGTTGAAGAGACCGTTATCAACACAGATTTAGATTGCTCACTTGATGGAGCTGGTCTCAGCAATGTGAAGAAATTTGGAACCGGGAATTATAGCATTGTGGCCGATGAGATGGAAGATGTGAAGAATTTTGGTACCAACCATGATGGAAACAGCGAAGTGGATTGGAACGCATGGCAGAATCTGGTCGGTGAACCACTCTTTGAAGATGGAAGGGCCATTAATGAAACCGCTATCAGCACAGATTTAGATAGTAAATTAGGTTGTTCACGTGAGGGAGCTGGTCTCAGCGAAAAGCTACACTCGGTCTTAATTGAACAGGTGCCAGATGGTGTGTTGGAGAGCAAGGGGTTAAATAATGTTAATAGTGCTGACGTGTTGTTGCAGAGAGGACGTGGAGAAAAGTTTTCGACCGAAAGGGAAGGAGTGTATAACGCGTCAGATCTTGTATGGGGAAAGGTCAGAAGCCATCCATGGTGGCCAGGGCAAATTTTTCCACCTTCAGCGGCATCAGATAAGGCAATGACACATTTTAAGAAAGATAAGGCAATGAAACATTTGAGGAAAGATACTTATTTAATTGCGTATTTTGGGGATCAGACATTTGCGTGGAATGAAGTGTCAAAAATCAAGCCTTTTCGGATGCATTTCTCAGAGATGGAGAAACAGAGTGATACAGAAAGATTTTGCCGTGGTGTTGCTTGTGCTTTGGATGAGGTTGCTAGGCGAGTTGAGCTCGGGCTGTCATGTCAGTGTTTGCCCAAGGAGGTGCATAATAAGATACAGTCCCAAATTATTCAAAATGCTGGTGTCAAAGAAGAATCAAGCGTTAGATATGGTGGAGACTTTTTATCAACGGCAGCATCGTTTCTACCTGGAGATTTTTTGCAGTTTTTTAAGTCTTTGGCTGAAGCACCAAGGTCAAAAACAGATAGGTTGCAATTTGAGATAGCGAAAGCTCAATTTTTGGCCTTCAGTAGGTGGAAAGGTTGCAACCAGCTTTTGATTTTTCAAGAACATGGTGGATTGCTAGAAAGTAATGCTCAATTTACTGTGGAGGAGGTGGGGAGGAATTCTCAGGATTTGGTGAATGGATACCTTTCTAATTCAATTGATGCCATTAAAGGTCCATCTCAAAAGAGGAAATCGACTTCTCAAGATGTCTCTTCTCGAAAACGTAAGAACTTATCAAATGATGAATCCTCAAAGATAAAGAAAAAGTGCATACCTGTCTTGAAAGCACCTGCGAACTTGAGTTTACAAGATGATGAGAAGAATGCCGTGAGTGGCATGAAGGCTGTTTCTGCTGGTAAAAAACGTGGACTGGTCAATTCCATTTCTAATGctaaaaaaagacaaaaaaacaTGTCGTCACTTGGGCCTAGCGATACATGTTCTAGTCGGGCCATATGCGGTGGTGGTGAGTCAGAAGTACTCTTTAGTGCTAGAAAATCTACGATAGAGGAAATGATTCCCGGTGAGTTCAACCCTGATGAGGTTCTTTTAAAGCTGAACTCTGCTGCAATAAATCCCAGGCAAGGGTATTTCATCTTAACTCCAATAATTGGCTTGCTTAGACAATTCCGAAATTCAGCATGCCTGGAAAAGTCTGGAGAAGAAAAATTATTCAGCTTGGAGGCTGCTGATCTTCGTTTTGAAGGTGCAAAAGACTCATACTGGACCGATAGAATGATTCAAGGGTACTCTCAAGAACAGGTGACTCTAGAACCAAAAATGCCTGCTACAAAGGATGCCGCTGGTGCTGAATTTGAGTCCAGTATTGGTGTGACTGCGATCTTGGACAATCAAAAGCAAGGAGGTTCTGCTAGTCTGCATTGTGAAGCAGAAAACTCTGCTCAAGTTGATGAAGGGTCTGATGAATATTTTCAAACCGCTTTACTCCTTAACTTCACAAACTTAGATTCCATTCCACCAGTTGTGAATCTGAACGAGATATTCAGGCGTTATGGACCTTTGGATGAGACACAGACTAAAATATTAAGCAAAAGCAAGCGAGCAAAGGTTGTCTTCTTGAGAAGAGCAGACGCTGAAGCTGCTTTCAGCAGTACAGGGAAATACAGTACTTTCGGGCCTTCACTCCTAAGTTACCGCCTTCACTATGCTGCTAGTAAAGCCCGTGCAACCTCAAAGGGGAAAAGAAACACAATTCCATGA
- the LOC140883408 gene encoding uncharacterized protein: protein MEMDLPEKIDFEAIDISLIDLSTQNDFQFSEILADHDSHNFPGDASGEGRPEQFPILHETMEPEITPRKGKYNLRKSLAWDSAFFNSAGVLDPEELSTMLKGPEKREKQLLPSIEEDISGSNESISTFETDILTVDSLENDLFGDIRASIQRSNKKASNSTNSSTKINTMEADSTAISSLHKGNLASETKNPKQTLKKNSGLQTIRLSKGQPKQNISKLGSVKAVKQDGGHSQVAQSTAKNGESNLVPKPPKAISRSTLDSTAAIKQDALGRIHAKSECGSSKLVSEKVAQPPKPSIFCGAQRPLPKPALPSKSTSLRSSTTSRVQSTRSHTSSDSYSSMSSNATAKSSLVAARRNTVKNSSSFSASCSPIPKVPSKGALRNKPSQATLSAYVKSTKISSSVSPASSISEWSSVSSSSSVIKQRSSNSRTSLETDSCRSLSSDTTLVDPRNHSADQLADEQENHELGLSVNSSTKKSSTRVSTLQAPVRPSGLRMPSPKIGYFDGVKSSVCTPKRTVQSPSSLHTVIPKSGSAVCCLNRGSNIKLKSDEISTARTVSAGPSIKPNSPKTTIPTSFNPCVVKDEKDSPAWSLTGKDYKTGESCSEAQKQAVDAGAGSGANVNEKLAGLNNETCLNANMDFGGVKIPLVEGINPCIGWRVDEGVRVEQNHLENNTDQTCNTGDKENHHADPGEMLKGHVVDVNPYIPSSMAEILKEISDCAKLSPKTATESAVPRSPFAPRNDVCDNEELLDISKESASMVADKTAYLLPLVENNN, encoded by the exons ATGGAGATGGATTTGCCCGAGAAGATTGATTTCGAAGCCATAGACATCAGTCTCATTGATCTTTCGACTCAAAACGATTTTCAATTTTCAG AAATTTTGGCAGACCACGACTCTCATAATTTTCCAGGAGATGCAAGTGGTGAAGGAAGACCTGAGCAATTTCCCATACTTCATGAAACTATGGAACCCGAAATAACCCCCAGGAAAGGGAAGTATAACTTGCGTAAAAGTTTAGCCTGGGACAGTGCCTTCTTTAATAGTGCAG GTGTTCTAGATCCAGAAGAACTATCCACCATGCTCAAAGGACCAGAAAAAAGAGAGAAGCAATTGTTGCCTAGCATTGAAGAAGATATTTCAGGGTCAAATGAGTCAATATCCACTTTTGAAACTGATATTTTGACTGTAGATAGTCTCGAAAATGACTTGTTTGGCGACATTAGAGCTTCCATCCAGAGATCCAATAAAAAGGCATCCAACTCAACAAACTCTAGCACGAAGATAAACACTATGGAGGCAGATAGCACTGCCATTTCAT CTCTGCATAAGGGCAACCTTGCTTCTGAAACTAAG AATCCTAAACAAACTTTAAAGAAAAACAGTGGTTTGCAAACTATTAGGTTGTCAAAAGGTCAGCCTAAGCAGAATATATCGAAGTTGGGTTCTGTGAAAGCTGTTAAGCAGGATGGTGGTCATTCACAGGTGGCACAG TCTACGGCCAAGAATGGTGAATCAAATTTAGTACCTAAGCCACCCAAGGCTATCAGCAGGTCAACCCTAGATTCAACAGCAGCAATAAAGCAGGATGCTTTGGGGAGAATTCATGCCAAATCCGAATGCGGAAGCTCAAAACTTG TTTCAGAGAAGGTGGCTCAGCCGCCCAAACCTTCCATCTTTTGTGGTGCTCAAAGGCCTTTGCCAAAGCCTGCATTGCCATCCAAATCTACTTCATTGCGTTCTTCGACTACCAGCAGGGTGCAATCTACGAGATCCCACACTTCAAGTGATAGTTACAGTAGTATGTCCTCCAATGCCACTGCAAAATCTTCACTAGTGGCAGCGAGAAGAAATACAGTCAAGAACAGCAGCTCCTTTTCAGCTTCATGTAGTCCTATTCCCAAGGTTCCATCTAAAGGGGCATTGAGAAACAAACCATCACAAGCTACTCTTTCGGCTTATGTGAAGTCAACTAAGATCTCCTCTAGTGTCTCACCAGCTAGTTCGATTAGTGAATGGTCTTCAGtatcatcttcttcttccgTAATTAAACAAAGATCTAGTAACTCAAGGACCAGTCTAGAGACGGATTCTTGTAGATCTTTAAGCAGTGACACTACTCTTGTAGATCCAAGGAATCATTCTGCTGATCAACTAGCAGATGAACAAGAAAATCATGAACTTGGTCTGTCTGTTAACAGTTCAACAAAAAAATCCTCAACGCGTGTGAGCACCCTTCAGGCTCCTGTGAGACCATCAGGATTACGAATGCCATCCCCCAAAATTGGGTACTTCGATGGG GTGAAATCATCAGTTTGCACCCCTAAGAGAACAGTTCAATCTCCATCTAGCTTGCATACTGTGATTCCCAAGAGTGGGTCAGCTGTCTGCTGTCTAAATCGAGGCTCAAACATCAAGCTGAAAAGTGACGAGATTTCAACAGCTAGAACAGTTAGTGCTGGGCCAAGTATTAAACCTAATTCTCCAAAAACCACGATTCCAACATCCTTCAATCCTTGTGTTGTGAAGGATGAAAAAGATTCTCCCGCATGGTCTCTTACAGGTAAAGATTATAAAACGGGAGAAAGTTGCTCAGAAGCACAGAAACAAGCTGTTGATGCTGGTGCAGGTTCAGGCGCAAATGTCAATGAGAAATTAGCTGGCTTGAATAACGAAACTTGCTTGAATGCGAATATGGACTTTGGGGGTGTCAAAATCCCTCTCGTTGAAGGGATCAATCCTTGTATTGGTTGGAGGGTGGATGAAGGCGTAAGGGTTGAGCAGAATCACCTTGAGAATAATACAGATCAAACTTGCAATACCGGTGACAAGGAAAATCATCATGCTGATCCAGGGGAGATGTTAAAAGGGCATGTTGTAGATGTAAATCCCTATATACCCAGCTCCATGGCTGAAATTTTAAAGGAAATATCGGATTGTGCTAAACTCTCACCTAAAACTGCCACCGAGTCCGCAGTCCCCAGATCCCCATTTGCTCCGAGGAATGATGTCTGTGACAATGAAGAATTACTTGACATATCTAAGGAATCTGCCAGCATGGTTGCAGATAAAACAGCTTATCTATTGCCTCTGGTCGAAAACAACAACTAA